CACATTCTGCTGTCAGAGAGtctgggaacgaagcagtcTGTGGGGGTAACATGGTGCTATCAGGTCTGTGAGGTATGAAGGAGCCTGAGGGCCCCTGAGGGCCTTTTACTGGTGGTACAACACCTGAACCTCCACCTATACGTTCACCCGAAACTACGTCACCAGTATGTCCACCTGGGCGTCGGTCCCTGTGGGTACGTCCCCTGAGCGTGTGATTGTTCTCAGGTTTGTGGAGTCTCAGAACAACCCGTCCTCTGACCCGGTGGTGTTGTGGTTGAACGGCGGCCCCGGCTGCAGCTCTCTGGACGGCCTGCTCACTGAACACGGACCCTTTCTGGTAAAACTTCACCCACCTGACCCACACTCACCTGTGTCAGTGTGATGTCACAGTGACACcggctgacctctgacctctgtttcAGATCCAGGATGATGGAGTGACACTGCAGTACAACCCGTACGCATGGAACAAGGTCGGTTAAAATCTGATTAAATCTGCTGGTCGTCATGTGACTCAGGCGGCTGGGTCACAtggttaatgtgtttgtgttccctGCAAGCTGATTGGTTCACTGTTTCCGGGCAGATTGCCAGCGTGTTGTACCTGGAGTCTCCGGTGGGAGTGGGTTTCTCGTACTCTGACGATAAGAACTACAGCACCAACGACACCGAGGTCAGTGACACGCCTGGAACTCAGGCCCTCATTGGTTCacaggtgttcaggtgtttaAACTcttattttttctcctcaggtgTCAATGAACAACTACCTGGCTCTGAAGGAGTTCTTCCGTCTGTTTCCAGAGTTCAGCAAGAACGAACTTTTCCTAACCGGAGAGAGTTACGGAGGAATCTACATCCCGACGCTGGCAGAGCGGGTGATGGAGGACGCCAGCCTCAACCTGCAGGTACACACTGGTACTGCAGTGCATCACACACCTGTCAGGTCGGGCTTGTTTCCACACAAACAGATCATAGGTTACCTCAGGTCACCTTTCATACACAGCTGCTGAAGACCGAACGCTGTGTAACATGATCCACAGAGAACCAACAATATccaggagcagaggagacacTGAACCAGACTCTGGGAGGGAGGAGAACACGTGGAACATGTGGGACATCCACACAGAGATATAGTAATAATGAtactaacagcagcagcttattGCAGTCTGGGAGACAGACGTCCTCTGCACGtctcagagcagctgaaaacTGTCCTCTGATCAGTCTTAGTCAGTTGTGGCTCTGGCTTTCCTGGaaccagagctgtatctgagacTGTGGGTCGGCTGCTGCCCCACgattcttcatcatcatcatcatattattattattattgttgttgttgttgttgttagctTTGATCAGGTCAGGTTCAGGTCTCTATGGTAACCTGAAATATTTTGGACACACGGTAACGTTGCATCGTTACGGGGACATGGTGATACTGCAGGGGACAGACGGACGTGTCGGATCACTGTTAGTTTGTGGAATGCTAATATTAACAACCTTGTCACGTTACCTGTGTCTCACCTGTCGTCCCAGGGCGTTGCCGTGGGAAACGGGATGTCCAGTTACGAGATGAACGATAACTCTCTGGTGTACTTCGCCTACTACCACGGGCTGCTGGGAAGTCGCCTGTGGACCAACCTGCAGATGTTCTGCTGCCGAAATGGGACGTGCAACTTCTACGACAACCATGATGAGAACTGCACTGCCAGCGTGAGTGTCCACAGTCGGAGCCTGGTTTTATTTTGTCCCTGTCAGGGTCCTGTAGGAATGATGCCTCCGTGCTTcctgtgatctgattggtcagtagtttgggctgttgacaggtgttgatctgatcctctgaagttaaCCTGATCTGGAGCAGGCTAGCTGTGCAGCAtcagttgccatggtgatgtGACCCTGTTAGTGCATCTGGGAGATTCTATAATCTGGATCATACTGGTTTATTACCAGTCTGAGCCTGGTCTCGTTGTCCAGGTGGTCTGGGTTCTCTGAAGCTCGTCTGATCGGGTTTGTCTCAGCGGTTTTGTGTTTGGACTGTAGGTGTCTGAAGTCCAGAACATCGTCTACAGCTCAGGACTGAACATCTACAACCTGTACGCTTCCTGTGCAGGTGGAGTCGGCCGGAGAGTCAGGTgagctgtgacctttgacctattCCTGTTTCACTGTATTGAATTGGTGTAAATGAATTTCCGGTTGCAGCAGGCGCAGGTgtctgcagcactgacacaggACAGGTGCTGACTTCCTGTTATTGATTCTTTATTATCAGTGTGGAGCAAGGTGAGCTAGTGATCAGAGATCTGGGAAACTTGTTCATCAACCATCAACAGACTCAGCTTTGGAAGCAGGTGAGTATAAAGTCACCCGTGTGTTTCCGTTAAAGCTCGCTCACCTGCCAGGTAGATCCAGTTCAAACGCCTTCACCTTGTTCACGCGATCTTTCAAATGTCTAAACATCTGTTCGTTCTCTGAGGACGTCCTGGACGGACTGAACACACCTGcttttcctctgactctgtgcagAAGTTACGAGGTCTGGcatctgtccacctgtccacgCGCCTGGATCCCCCCTGCACCaactccaccccctcctccctctaccTGAACAACCCGTATGTCAGAAAAGCTCTGCACATCAGCCCCGACGCCCTGGACTGGGTCATCTGCAGGT
This region of Toxotes jaculatrix isolate fToxJac2 chromosome 3, fToxJac2.pri, whole genome shotgun sequence genomic DNA includes:
- the ctsa gene encoding lysosomal protective protein isoform X1: MSLPVRFQMQVLIWCYLLTFVLSADAAPATDEVTYLPGLQKQPSFRHYSGYLSVADGKHLHYWFVESQNNPSSDPVVLWLNGGPGCSSLDGLLTEHGPFLIQDDGVTLQYNPYAWNKIASVLYLESPVGVGFSYSDDKNYSTNDTEVSMNNYLALKEFFRLFPEFSKNELFLTGESYGGIYIPTLAERVMEDASLNLQGVAVGNGMSSYEMNDNSLVYFAYYHGLLGSRLWTNLQMFCCRNGTCNFYDNHDENCTASVSEVQNIVYSSGLNIYNLYASCAGGVGRRVSVEQGELVIRDLGNLFINHQQTQLWKQKLRGLASVHLSTRLDPPCTNSTPSSLYLNNPYVRKALHISPDALDWVICSAVVNLNYGRLYMDVRKQYLKLLSALKYRVLVYNGDVDMACNFMGDEWFVESLHQQVEVQRRPWLYNDEGGRQVGGFVKEFDNIAFLTVKGSGHMVPTDKPIAAFTMFSRFIKRQPY
- the ctsa gene encoding lysosomal protective protein isoform X2 yields the protein MQVLIWCYLLTFVLSADAAPATDEVTYLPGLQKQPSFRHYSGYLSVADGKHLHYWFVESQNNPSSDPVVLWLNGGPGCSSLDGLLTEHGPFLIQDDGVTLQYNPYAWNKIASVLYLESPVGVGFSYSDDKNYSTNDTEVSMNNYLALKEFFRLFPEFSKNELFLTGESYGGIYIPTLAERVMEDASLNLQGVAVGNGMSSYEMNDNSLVYFAYYHGLLGSRLWTNLQMFCCRNGTCNFYDNHDENCTASVSEVQNIVYSSGLNIYNLYASCAGGVGRRVSVEQGELVIRDLGNLFINHQQTQLWKQKLRGLASVHLSTRLDPPCTNSTPSSLYLNNPYVRKALHISPDALDWVICSAVVNLNYGRLYMDVRKQYLKLLSALKYRVLVYNGDVDMACNFMGDEWFVESLHQQVEVQRRPWLYNDEGGRQVGGFVKEFDNIAFLTVKGSGHMVPTDKPIAAFTMFSRFIKRQPY